A window from Leptothermofonsia sichuanensis E412 encodes these proteins:
- the gndA gene encoding NADP-dependent phosphogluconate dehydrogenase, translated as MAQSFGVIGLAVMGENLALNVERNGFPVAVYNRSREKTDTFMATRAKGKNFVAAYTLEEFVAALERPRKILIMVKAGAPVDATIEQLKPLLDEGDILIDGGNSLFTDTQRRAADLESAKFTFIGMGVSGGEEGALNGPSLMPGGTQQAYQYLEPILTKIAAQVDDGPCVTYIGPGGAGHYVKMVHNGIEYGDMQLIAEAYDLLRSVLGLSAQQLHEIFAEWNTTDELNSYLIEITADVFKVMDPDTGSPLVDLILDAAGQKGTGRWTVADALEVGVAIPTIIAAVTARIMSSYKQERVAASKQLTGPTASFNGDVQAFVTKVRDALYCSKMCSYAQGMALLSKASEVYGFNLNLGECARIWKGGCIIRAGFLNKIKHAFDENPSLPNLLLAPEFKQTILDRQAAWREVIAVAATMGIPVPAFSASLDYFDSYRRDRLPQNLTQAQRDYFGAHTYERVDKPGTYHTDWIHVADQSLEPAMAK; from the coding sequence ATGGCACAAAGCTTTGGTGTGATTGGTCTTGCTGTGATGGGTGAAAACCTGGCGCTTAATGTAGAGCGCAATGGGTTTCCTGTCGCTGTGTATAACCGCAGTCGTGAAAAAACAGATACGTTTATGGCGACGCGGGCGAAGGGTAAAAATTTTGTTGCCGCCTATACGCTGGAAGAGTTTGTTGCTGCGCTGGAACGCCCACGCAAAATTCTGATCATGGTCAAGGCTGGGGCACCAGTCGATGCCACGATTGAGCAATTGAAACCCCTCCTGGATGAAGGTGACATTTTGATTGACGGCGGTAACTCGCTGTTCACGGATACCCAACGTCGTGCTGCTGATTTGGAATCCGCCAAGTTCACCTTCATTGGTATGGGGGTGAGCGGCGGCGAAGAAGGTGCTCTCAACGGTCCTAGTCTGATGCCTGGGGGAACCCAACAGGCCTATCAGTACCTGGAACCGATTCTGACCAAGATTGCCGCTCAGGTCGATGATGGTCCCTGTGTCACCTACATTGGTCCTGGCGGAGCTGGTCATTATGTCAAGATGGTGCACAATGGCATTGAGTACGGCGATATGCAGCTTATTGCCGAGGCCTACGATCTGTTGAGAAGTGTGCTAGGTTTAAGTGCTCAACAGTTGCACGAAATATTTGCAGAATGGAACACTACGGATGAACTCAATTCTTATTTGATTGAGATTACGGCAGATGTTTTCAAGGTGATGGATCCTGACACCGGGAGTCCTCTGGTAGACCTGATCCTTGATGCTGCTGGACAGAAAGGCACTGGGCGTTGGACAGTGGCTGATGCTCTGGAAGTGGGGGTTGCCATTCCAACGATCATTGCCGCAGTCACTGCTCGCATTATGTCTTCCTACAAACAGGAGCGTGTCGCTGCATCCAAGCAGTTAACAGGTCCCACTGCCAGCTTTAATGGCGATGTGCAAGCCTTTGTGACTAAGGTACGGGATGCGCTGTATTGCTCCAAGATGTGCTCCTATGCTCAGGGCATGGCATTGCTGAGTAAGGCTTCTGAGGTATATGGGTTCAACCTCAATCTGGGTGAATGTGCCCGCATCTGGAAAGGTGGATGCATTATTCGGGCCGGATTTTTGAATAAAATCAAGCACGCCTTTGATGAAAATCCCAGTCTGCCGAACCTGCTACTGGCACCTGAATTTAAGCAAACGATTCTGGATCGGCAGGCGGCCTGGCGTGAAGTGATTGCGGTGGCAGCAACGATGGGTATCCCAGTGCCAGCATTTAGTGCTTCCCTGGATTACTTCGACAGTTATCGGCGCGATCGCCTGCCCCAGAACCTGACTCAGGCACAACGCGATTACTTTGGTGCCCATACCTACGAGCGTGTAGACAAGCCGGGGACTTATCACACGGACTGGATTCATGTTGCCGATCAGTCTCTTGAACCCGCGATGGCAAAGTAG
- a CDS encoding nSTAND1 domain-containing NTPase, whose protein sequence is MSRDALVVGINAYQWLPGLKAPAHDAEAIAQQLQINGDFRVTRMPDIIQAGQSTVGAKTLVSLAELEAALVRLFKPKGNNIPHTALFYFSGHGLQKDAGIQEGYLATSDANPNAGFYGLSLFWLRRLLQESPVKQRIILLDCCHSGELLNFLEADPGARAGTDRLFMAASREYEMAYEAIEGKYSVFTQALIEGLDPGRVPTGTVTNYALTDWVSNALKTETQQPLFENSGSEIVLTRCQGAPTLLKTELSQEICPYRGLECFDEAHAEYFFGREDLTDQLIEKLKTRNFVAVVGASGSGKSSLVRAGLIHQLRQGHKFSGSDRWRIQLITPTDQPLRSLASAFVNSQAPTVDRAEHLRRAEALLQEGGNGLSHLVRASLISSKYGRNSRLLLIIDQFEEVFTLCQGPQAERDRHRFFNSLLTAMLEASDCLSIIIVLRADFFGKCSLYNGLAEQIEQNLVTVTPLTYEQIKASVVKPAQKVGAICDPNLVYNILLDVVGAPGELPLLQYTLLELWRQRQPDPDGGPDRLTLDAYTELGGVRGTLQKRADEIFYSLSLEEQQVAKRIFIALTQLGDGTEDTRRRVLKSELVSPRFPVELVDRVLEKLVTAKLVVTNQIVSNRYQERVDQSIASVSTALRLAQMCQGKFPKANPATPEFSTRLQSVGLQGEHLLNRITQLPTNHLAERCYTQTSCAINQETVDVAHETLIRHWSMLRFWLDENREMLRRQRRIEHAAREWQNADEPRSNDYLLHGDRLIDAEDYLKTFPDELSALAHRFITVSREETRRIQKELRLLQMVIPCTLLVALGVTLNQYMTSLKSQTEKDYQLQIATSRQQAAIAQSILQEPDGDPTTALLISRLAAEKGGRTYEAQASLRSALKRLRLQAYLQGKQGKINQVAFSPNQPYLATAGEDGTVQLWSLKTESVEKVLRWAEKRDGEQESENSQSEPRSSSAIKTISFSPDGRLLAAIAVNSGVAQVWSVESGALLYQLEAAGGVIKQLVFSPDGEWIATVDDQPSVRIWQVNEGKPGRQLSHKAEVQNIAFSPDGQQVLTVSGNTVQLWQVSTGQAQQVLSQPGKVRHAAFSPSGLQVSTVSNDGMVRLWQIDETKSSPSNSSPQPRAARIVEQFTTHSESLEQTVFSPDGTVVAAIDQHHRFWLWDIRSGRLRLKNTQIGKGDVSSGQTAIAFSPDNQYVVTAGFAIDNQEPVPVARLWNLHTAHLVETLKGHSDAISSVQFSSDGALIATASADGSIRLWATEVGSEFPTLKMAGEKIQWVTFRNPRSEQMVEKFDPSRTTAAIASSRHAITKNQSNVEPLSPRGFGELVTVAMDGTIRNWSFPHTPPSGNASRTYSSHSLAELHSPESLKNTGSNFLKWVGESISLLKPKNEGQSARWMMSRIKGESQAVLQTASPTADGIPTGSTGDSSRSPVHQTTTAKVLNKLPAGTKLTGVGFSPDGHQMATATESGNIQIWSIQSNGSVSALRQIDSPFRRKTQAAQSHQAPAQSIRQLAFTPDAQKLLGVGDDRLIYLWDVQSGKLMTRLKGHTAAIEQAQFSSDGQLVVSASRDRTARIWQVSNGALLNTLPHRNAVSSIQFSLDNQLVITASLDGTARVLDAKTGAMRVLLAGHRGPVLDAKFSPDGQRLVTTSADGTARLWDAETGTEEAILRPVEDNSEPIQQAFFSPDGQYIATLSQSGKLYVWATTWDGLLRVARDRSLRQLQPEECLRYLRLPPNACPPLEVKK, encoded by the coding sequence ATGTCAAGGGACGCTCTTGTTGTTGGAATTAATGCTTATCAATGGCTACCTGGGTTGAAAGCCCCAGCCCACGATGCAGAAGCGATCGCCCAGCAGTTACAAATCAACGGCGACTTCCGTGTGACCCGGATGCCCGATATCATTCAAGCCGGGCAGTCTACAGTAGGGGCAAAAACACTGGTCTCCCTTGCCGAACTAGAAGCGGCCCTGGTACGACTGTTTAAGCCTAAAGGCAATAACATTCCCCATACCGCATTGTTTTATTTTTCGGGGCATGGCTTGCAGAAGGATGCGGGTATTCAAGAAGGCTACCTGGCAACCAGTGATGCCAATCCCAATGCAGGTTTTTATGGATTATCCCTCTTCTGGCTGCGGCGGTTGCTTCAGGAAAGTCCAGTCAAACAGCGTATTATCCTGCTTGACTGTTGCCACAGTGGTGAATTACTCAACTTCCTGGAAGCGGATCCCGGTGCCCGCGCTGGAACTGATCGCCTGTTCATGGCAGCCTCGCGGGAATACGAAATGGCATACGAGGCAATCGAAGGCAAATATAGTGTGTTCACTCAAGCCTTAATTGAAGGGTTGGATCCAGGCCGGGTTCCCACGGGAACAGTGACAAACTATGCCCTCACAGACTGGGTGAGCAATGCTCTGAAAACGGAAACCCAACAGCCACTGTTTGAAAACTCCGGGAGTGAAATTGTTCTGACTCGCTGCCAGGGAGCACCGACCCTGCTCAAAACAGAACTGTCTCAGGAAATTTGCCCATACCGGGGACTGGAGTGCTTTGATGAAGCCCATGCTGAGTATTTTTTTGGCCGGGAAGACCTGACAGATCAACTGATTGAAAAACTTAAAACTCGTAACTTTGTAGCAGTTGTAGGCGCGTCCGGGAGTGGTAAATCCTCCCTGGTCAGAGCCGGGTTGATTCACCAACTGCGACAGGGACATAAGTTTTCTGGTAGCGATCGCTGGCGGATTCAGCTCATTACTCCGACAGATCAGCCCCTCAGAAGTCTAGCGAGTGCATTTGTCAACTCCCAGGCACCCACCGTAGACCGGGCGGAACATCTGCGCCGGGCAGAGGCGTTGCTCCAGGAAGGGGGGAACGGACTTTCTCACCTGGTGCGTGCCAGTCTGATCTCGTCTAAATATGGGAGAAATTCGCGCCTGCTGCTGATTATTGACCAGTTTGAGGAAGTGTTTACCCTGTGTCAGGGACCCCAGGCAGAACGCGATCGCCACCGATTCTTTAACAGTCTGCTGACCGCAATGCTAGAAGCCAGTGATTGTCTCAGCATTATCATCGTGCTGCGAGCAGACTTTTTTGGTAAGTGCTCCCTGTATAACGGGCTGGCAGAGCAAATAGAGCAAAACCTGGTGACAGTGACTCCCCTGACCTATGAACAGATCAAAGCTTCTGTCGTCAAACCTGCCCAGAAGGTGGGAGCCATCTGTGACCCCAATCTAGTTTACAACATCCTGTTAGATGTGGTTGGTGCCCCTGGTGAGTTACCTCTGCTTCAGTACACGCTGCTAGAACTGTGGCGACAGCGGCAACCAGATCCGGATGGAGGCCCTGATCGGCTCACGCTGGATGCCTACACGGAATTAGGTGGTGTGCGCGGAACGCTGCAAAAGCGGGCAGATGAAATCTTCTACAGCCTTAGTTTGGAAGAGCAACAGGTTGCCAAACGCATTTTTATTGCACTCACCCAGCTCGGCGACGGCACAGAAGATACCCGCCGCCGGGTACTCAAATCAGAATTGGTCAGCCCCCGGTTTCCAGTAGAGTTAGTAGACCGGGTCCTGGAAAAGCTGGTCACCGCCAAGCTGGTGGTCACCAACCAGATTGTATCAAACCGCTACCAGGAGCGGGTTGACCAGAGCATTGCCAGTGTTTCTACAGCACTGCGTCTGGCTCAAATGTGCCAGGGCAAATTTCCTAAAGCCAATCCAGCCACCCCAGAATTTTCTACGAGACTGCAATCGGTTGGGTTACAAGGAGAACACCTGCTCAATCGCATTACTCAACTACCGACCAACCATCTGGCAGAGCGCTGCTACACTCAAACATCCTGTGCAATCAATCAGGAAACAGTTGATGTTGCCCACGAAACCTTAATCCGGCACTGGTCAATGCTGCGGTTCTGGTTAGATGAAAATCGGGAGATGTTGAGACGGCAGCGTCGGATTGAACATGCCGCCAGGGAATGGCAGAACGCAGACGAACCCCGCTCGAATGATTATCTGTTGCATGGCGATCGCCTGATTGATGCTGAGGATTATCTGAAAACCTTCCCAGACGAACTTTCTGCGCTGGCGCATCGGTTCATCACCGTCAGTCGGGAAGAAACTCGTCGCATCCAGAAAGAGTTGCGCCTGTTGCAGATGGTTATTCCCTGTACCCTGCTGGTAGCGCTGGGAGTGACCTTAAACCAGTACATGACATCACTCAAAAGTCAGACTGAGAAAGATTACCAGCTTCAAATTGCCACATCGCGCCAGCAGGCAGCGATCGCCCAATCAATTTTGCAAGAACCGGATGGCGACCCCACAACGGCACTGTTAATCAGCCGTCTGGCGGCAGAAAAGGGCGGGCGCACCTATGAAGCCCAGGCAAGCCTGCGCTCGGCACTGAAAAGGCTGCGGCTTCAAGCCTACCTGCAGGGGAAACAGGGCAAAATTAATCAGGTCGCTTTCAGTCCAAATCAGCCCTATCTGGCGACTGCTGGTGAAGATGGCACGGTTCAACTGTGGTCGCTCAAGACCGAATCGGTTGAGAAGGTATTGCGGTGGGCAGAGAAAAGAGATGGCGAGCAGGAGTCCGAAAATTCACAGTCGGAACCTCGCAGTTCTTCTGCCATCAAAACTATCAGCTTCAGCCCGGATGGGCGGTTACTGGCGGCGATCGCGGTCAACTCAGGTGTTGCTCAAGTCTGGTCAGTGGAATCCGGGGCACTTTTGTATCAACTGGAAGCGGCTGGCGGAGTTATCAAACAACTGGTTTTTAGCCCCGATGGTGAGTGGATTGCTACGGTCGATGACCAGCCGTCGGTTCGCATCTGGCAGGTCAACGAGGGTAAGCCTGGCAGACAGCTTTCCCACAAAGCTGAGGTTCAGAATATTGCCTTTAGCCCGGATGGACAGCAGGTTTTAACGGTAAGTGGCAATACCGTTCAGCTCTGGCAAGTCAGTACTGGGCAGGCGCAACAAGTCCTGTCCCAGCCTGGCAAGGTCAGACATGCGGCGTTCAGTCCCTCTGGATTGCAAGTTTCGACGGTGTCCAATGATGGCATGGTTCGCCTGTGGCAAATCGATGAGACTAAATCATCCCCATCAAACTCCTCACCTCAGCCGCGGGCCGCCCGTATCGTTGAACAATTTACAACCCATTCCGAATCTCTGGAGCAAACTGTGTTCAGCCCCGATGGAACGGTGGTAGCAGCTATCGATCAACATCACCGATTTTGGCTATGGGATATTCGTTCTGGACGGTTGCGTTTGAAGAATACTCAGATAGGGAAGGGGGATGTTTCCTCTGGGCAGACTGCGATCGCCTTCAGCCCGGATAACCAGTACGTTGTCACGGCTGGATTCGCCATCGACAATCAGGAGCCAGTTCCTGTAGCCCGTTTGTGGAATCTACACACGGCTCATCTGGTTGAAACCCTGAAAGGGCATTCGGATGCCATTAGTTCGGTGCAGTTCAGTAGTGATGGCGCTTTGATCGCCACTGCCAGTGCGGATGGCTCTATCCGCCTCTGGGCAACGGAAGTCGGCAGCGAGTTTCCAACATTGAAGATGGCAGGAGAAAAAATCCAATGGGTGACGTTTCGCAACCCTAGATCTGAGCAGATGGTAGAGAAATTCGATCCGTCTCGAACAACGGCAGCGATCGCATCCAGCCGTCATGCTATTACCAAGAACCAGTCCAACGTGGAGCCTCTCAGTCCCAGAGGCTTTGGAGAACTGGTGACTGTAGCAATGGATGGTACCATCCGTAACTGGAGCTTTCCCCACACCCCCCCCTCAGGTAATGCCTCCAGGACTTATTCATCTCATTCCCTGGCTGAACTCCATTCCCCCGAATCGCTGAAAAATACGGGGTCTAACTTCCTCAAATGGGTTGGTGAATCGATTTCCTTGCTTAAGCCAAAAAACGAAGGGCAGTCAGCCCGTTGGATGATGTCCAGGATCAAAGGGGAATCTCAGGCGGTCTTGCAGACAGCCTCCCCAACGGCTGATGGGATACCAACGGGATCGACGGGTGATTCGTCTCGATCCCCTGTTCACCAGACAACCACAGCAAAGGTTTTAAATAAATTGCCTGCCGGAACAAAATTGACCGGAGTCGGATTTAGTCCAGATGGCCACCAGATGGCCACCGCGACAGAGTCAGGCAACATCCAGATCTGGAGCATTCAATCCAATGGGAGTGTTAGCGCTCTGCGGCAGATTGATTCACCCTTCAGGCGCAAAACACAGGCAGCCCAGTCGCACCAGGCACCAGCTCAATCAATTCGTCAACTTGCATTTACCCCGGATGCTCAGAAACTACTTGGTGTGGGGGATGACCGGCTGATTTATCTGTGGGATGTGCAATCGGGTAAGTTAATGACTCGTTTGAAGGGGCATACGGCGGCAATCGAGCAGGCCCAGTTCAGTTCAGATGGGCAACTCGTAGTCAGCGCCAGCCGCGATCGCACAGCCCGTATCTGGCAGGTATCCAATGGTGCATTACTCAACACCCTGCCCCACCGGAACGCCGTGAGTAGCATCCAGTTCAGTCTGGATAACCAACTGGTCATCACGGCCAGTCTGGATGGAACAGCCAGAGTGCTGGATGCCAAAACAGGAGCTATGCGTGTTTTACTCGCAGGACATCGAGGGCCGGTTCTGGATGCTAAATTTAGCCCGGATGGACAGCGATTAGTGACTACCAGCGCAGATGGCACCGCCCGCCTGTGGGATGCTGAAACGGGAACTGAAGAAGCCATTCTGCGCCCGGTTGAAGACAATAGCGAACCGATTCAACAGGCGTTCTTTAGTCCTGATGGCCAGTACATTGCAACCCTCAGTCAGAGCGGCAAACTCTATGTGTGGGCAACCACCTGGGATGGATTGCTGAGGGTTGCCCGCGATCGCAGCCTGCGCCAGCTTCAACCCGAAGAATGCCTCCGCTATTTACGCCTGCCCCCCAATGCATGTCCCCCTCTGGAGGTGAAGAAATAG
- a CDS encoding ABC transporter substrate-binding protein, with protein MRFLNSQLLRRWLMVLLVGVSAIALTACSPDRFRTSAAQVPELIDWTLSDPKTFNYALSNESPNVFSLIYEGLITENALTGQIEPSLAESWEISDDKKRITFTMRKGLKWSDGQPLTADDVVFSYRDIYLNPAIPTDIQDVLRIGKNRLFPSVRKIDDLRVEFTTPEPFAPFLRITGIPIMPRHALEKAVTTKGSDGNPLFLSTWGTDTDPREIIANGPYVMESYVSSQRVIFKRNPYYWRKNSEGNPLPYIERIVWSVVENRDTALLQFRSGGLDVSEPIRPEDFTLLKREEKRGRFTVHMGGQRPITTFMSFNLNQGRRDGRPIVNPIKSRWFNNVAFRQAVAYAIDREKMNNTIYRGLGALINSTLIPQSPFYLSPEQGLRVYNYDPEKARQLLLDAGFKYDPKGQLLDAEGNRVQFTLMTNAGNTIREQMLAQIRQDLARIGMQVDLSPINFNVLLDKLNNSLDWDAYLLAMGSGREPNDGSNIWSPDGSSHNFNLAKAGGKPIEGRVVSDWEAEIGRLFIEGAQELDETRRRAIYARTQQLQQENLPWIPLVVERIMAAVRDRVQGVEYPELGGALWNIQELYIEK; from the coding sequence GTAGCCCTGATCGGTTCAGAACATCAGCCGCCCAGGTACCAGAACTGATTGACTGGACTCTGAGCGACCCCAAAACCTTCAACTACGCCCTCAGCAACGAGTCCCCCAACGTTTTCTCCCTGATCTATGAGGGGCTGATTACAGAAAATGCCCTGACAGGTCAAATTGAGCCATCCCTGGCAGAGTCCTGGGAAATCTCAGACGACAAGAAACGCATTACCTTCACCATGCGAAAGGGCTTGAAATGGTCTGACGGTCAACCCCTGACCGCAGATGATGTGGTCTTTAGCTATCGTGACATCTATCTCAACCCTGCCATTCCAACGGATATTCAGGATGTATTGAGGATTGGTAAAAATCGGCTCTTCCCATCGGTTCGTAAGATCGACGATCTTCGGGTGGAGTTCACCACCCCTGAGCCGTTCGCGCCCTTCCTGCGGATTACTGGAATCCCAATCATGCCCAGACATGCGTTGGAGAAGGCGGTGACCACCAAAGGGTCCGACGGTAACCCACTATTCCTATCCACCTGGGGCACGGATACCGATCCCAGAGAGATCATCGCCAATGGTCCTTACGTCATGGAGAGCTATGTCAGCAGCCAGCGAGTTATCTTTAAGCGCAATCCCTACTACTGGCGCAAAAACTCGGAGGGAAACCCTCTGCCCTATATTGAGCGTATTGTCTGGAGCGTGGTTGAAAATCGGGATACCGCATTGTTGCAATTTCGCTCTGGCGGCCTGGATGTATCAGAACCCATCCGTCCAGAAGATTTCACCCTTTTAAAGCGCGAGGAAAAACGAGGCAGATTTACGGTTCATATGGGTGGTCAGCGCCCCATCACCACCTTTATGTCCTTCAACCTCAACCAGGGTCGCCGGGATGGTCGCCCCATCGTGAACCCCATTAAGTCCCGCTGGTTTAACAATGTGGCATTTCGGCAGGCAGTTGCCTATGCGATCGACCGCGAAAAGATGAATAACACCATCTACCGGGGGCTGGGTGCTTTAATCAACTCGACCCTGATTCCCCAAAGCCCCTTCTACCTTTCCCCAGAGCAGGGGCTGAGAGTTTACAATTATGACCCAGAAAAAGCCAGACAACTACTGCTGGATGCTGGTTTTAAATACGACCCCAAAGGGCAACTACTGGATGCAGAGGGCAACCGGGTACAGTTCACCTTAATGACCAATGCTGGCAACACCATCCGGGAACAGATGCTGGCTCAGATCCGGCAAGATCTGGCAAGAATTGGGATGCAAGTGGATTTAAGTCCAATCAATTTCAACGTCCTGCTTGACAAGCTGAACAACTCTCTGGATTGGGATGCCTATTTGCTGGCAATGGGCAGTGGACGGGAACCCAATGACGGCTCCAATATCTGGTCTCCTGATGGTTCGTCCCATAATTTCAATCTGGCGAAAGCCGGTGGCAAACCCATAGAAGGACGGGTGGTTTCCGATTGGGAAGCCGAGATTGGGCGTCTTTTCATTGAGGGGGCGCAGGAGTTAGATGAAACCAGGCGCAGAGCCATCTATGCCAGAACCCAGCAGCTTCAGCAGGAAAATCTACCCTGGATTCCCCTGGTGGTTGAGCGCATCATGGCAGCCGTGCGCGATCGCGTCCAGGGAGTTGAGTACCCGGAACTGGGAGGCGCCCTCTGGAATATTCAGGAGCTATACATTGAAAAGTAA